In one Bacillus sp. PK3_68 genomic region, the following are encoded:
- a CDS encoding YiaA/YiaB family inner membrane protein: MQKYRRRNTTAFTVLSYFTFFAGVFLFSVGLYNADMQLNEKGYYIAVMILVAVGAILTQKVTRDNAEDNEIIAEQERERQQGISSISKKVD; encoded by the coding sequence ATGCAAAAGTACAGAAGGAGAAATACCACGGCCTTTACAGTACTGTCTTATTTTACGTTTTTTGCGGGAGTTTTCTTATTTAGCGTCGGCCTTTATAATGCTGATATGCAGCTTAATGAAAAAGGATATTATATTGCTGTGATGATTTTGGTGGCAGTTGGGGCGATTTTAACGCAAAAAGTAACACGAGACAACGCAGAAGATAATGAAATTATCGCTGAACAAGAAAGAGAAAGGCAGCAAGGGATATCATCGATATCTAAAAAGGTAGACTAA